The window GCCTTGAGAAATATCGCAACCCTCCTGCGAGTTTCCTTGAACGAGGTCCTCTCTGATTCTGCTTTTATCAAGTCTATCATGTCCTTGTTTGCAAAGAAGTCTTTTTCCCCGCCGTTCTGAAATGATAAAACGTCCATGTGAAAGAGAAGGAGGTTCTCGACCAGACGCTCAACGAAAGAATAGTCCCTCTCATACGAAATTCTTTCCATGTCGCCGACAAGCGGGGCAATCTCGTTTGACAATGAGCGGGTCAGAAACTCGACCGCGGCCCTTCTTTCCTCAAAAGCCGCCTCTTCGGTAAGCTCCAGCGCCCTGCCGAGACTTCCTTGTGAGAGTGATGCGATTATTTGCGCCTTCTCAGCCGGAACTGAGAGCCACTCGACCAAAGCATCCCTTATGTGCTGCTCTGGAAGACCGCCGAATTTTACCTCCTGGCACCTTGAAAGCACGGTCGGAAGAAGCAGGTGAGGTTTCGAGGTAACAAGGATAATGAGCGTATTCTCTCTTGGCTCTTCAAGAAGCTTGAGGAAGGCGTTTTGTGCGTCCGGGGTCATCTTCTCGGCCCGAGAGACGATGAACACTCTCCACTTTCCATGAAGAATCCGGGTTGACGAGGCTCTCGACAAAAGCCTTATCTCGTTTATGGAGATCGAGGTCTTCTGATCAAATGCCACAAATG is drawn from Candidatus Eisenbacteria bacterium and contains these coding sequences:
- a CDS encoding AAA family ATPase, producing the protein MGLNKILNQKRAKQHLLMALKSGRLPNAFLFSGPRGVGKTTTALILARILDCERMEFDSCDSCQSCERAHRFQHPEIEFVFPIPSWSKDDTGDESKRAALRWSVLSKKIESPLSFVAFDQKTSISINEIRLLSRASSTRILHGKWRVFIVSRAEKMTPDAQNAFLKLLEEPRENTLIILVTSKPHLLLPTVLSRCQEVKFGGLPEQHIRDALVEWLSVPAEKAQIIASLSQGSLGRALELTEEAAFEERRAAVEFLTRSLSNEIAPLVGDMERISYERDYSFVERLVENLLLFHMDVLSFQNGGEKDFFANKDMIDLIKAESERTSFKETRRRVAIFLKALEAVDRNVDPGLILHEVSYQLGTHH